From the genome of Streptomyces sp. NBC_00659, one region includes:
- a CDS encoding metallophosphoesterase, with product MTDISNTRPADSEAQAPRPSRLHRLMRYIPLIAPVLLWTVPCWVLLYTGQHWSLPVTLVGTALFALGLVGMPLAMMRGHGRRQQDWAAIVGDSLLGASWVLFTWSVLLGVLLRLALTLAGVGGSQDRARIVTWAVLGVTAVLLAWGYAEARRVPRVRRLDVQLPRLGAGLDGLRVALITDTHYGPLDRARWSARVCETVNTLEADLVCHTGDIADGTAERRRAQAAPLGTVRATRARVYVTGNHEYYSEAQGWVDLMDELGWEPLRNRHLLLERGGDTLVVAGVDDVTAESSGLAGHRAHLTGALNGADPDLPVLLLAHQPKFVDRAAAEGIDLQLSGHTHGGQIWPFHHLVRIDQPAVAGLSRHGARTLLYTSRGTGFWGPPFRVFAPSEITLLVLRSPHPPTSP from the coding sequence GTGACCGACATCAGCAACACCCGACCCGCCGACAGTGAAGCGCAAGCGCCGCGGCCGAGCCGACTGCACCGTCTGATGCGCTACATCCCCCTGATCGCCCCCGTCCTGCTCTGGACCGTGCCCTGCTGGGTGCTCCTGTACACCGGCCAGCACTGGTCGCTGCCCGTCACTCTGGTCGGCACCGCCCTGTTCGCCCTGGGCCTCGTCGGGATGCCGCTCGCGATGATGCGCGGCCACGGCCGGCGTCAGCAGGACTGGGCGGCGATCGTCGGTGACAGCTTGCTGGGCGCCAGCTGGGTTCTGTTCACCTGGTCCGTTCTGCTCGGCGTCCTCTTGCGTCTCGCCCTGACCCTGGCCGGCGTCGGCGGGAGTCAGGACCGGGCCCGGATCGTCACGTGGGCCGTCCTCGGCGTAACCGCCGTACTGCTCGCCTGGGGGTACGCCGAGGCCCGCCGCGTGCCGCGTGTGCGCCGACTCGACGTCCAACTCCCTCGGCTGGGTGCCGGGTTGGACGGCCTCCGCGTCGCACTGATCACCGACACCCACTACGGCCCGCTCGATCGCGCCCGCTGGTCGGCACGGGTGTGCGAGACGGTGAACACTCTGGAAGCCGACCTGGTCTGCCACACCGGCGACATCGCGGACGGCACGGCCGAACGCCGCCGCGCCCAGGCCGCCCCGCTCGGTACCGTGCGGGCCACCCGGGCCCGCGTCTACGTCACCGGCAACCACGAATACTACAGCGAGGCCCAGGGCTGGGTCGACCTGATGGACGAGCTGGGCTGGGAGCCGCTGCGCAACCGCCATCTGCTGCTCGAACGCGGAGGCGACACCCTCGTGGTCGCCGGCGTGGACGACGTGACCGCCGAGTCCTCCGGCCTGGCGGGCCACCGCGCCCACCTCACCGGAGCCCTGAACGGCGCCGACCCCGACCTGCCCGTCCTGCTCCTGGCACACCAGCCCAAGTTCGTCGACCGGGCGGCAGCCGAAGGCATCGACCTCCAACTCTCCGGCCACACCCACGGCGGCCAGATCTGGCCCTTCCACCACCTGGTCCGCATCGACCAGCCCGCCGTCGCCGGCCTCAGCCGGCACGGCGCCCGCACCCTCCTCTACACCAGCCGCGGCACCGGCTTCTGGGGCCCACCGTTCCGCGTCTTCGCCCCCAGCGAGATCACCCTGCTCGTGCTCCGCTCCCCGCACCCGCCCACCTCGCCGTAG
- a CDS encoding TetR/AcrR family transcriptional regulator — MRGSPGVEDEAMNEGERPARRASDRGHYGRLSRERVLATALELVDQEGLSALSMRRLGSELGVEAMALYRYAAGKDALLDGLVEALYLELEEKLGAVPEAAAEEPDWRARLHRAALATYEVCLAHPQAVPLLATRMLAVPLARRPGAVLREYERVLALLRAAGFDPTRTAAVFRAYSAWLLGYVSVELQPMVDNPDESEPAFRLGLHHLSPRELPTLRQIAPSLADRGGPGGLAAGLEALLDRFILPE, encoded by the coding sequence ATGCGAGGGTCACCCGGCGTGGAGGACGAGGCGATGAACGAGGGGGAACGGCCGGCGCGCCGCGCCAGCGACCGTGGGCACTACGGCCGACTGAGCCGCGAACGGGTGCTCGCCACCGCGCTGGAACTGGTCGACCAGGAGGGCCTGTCGGCGCTCAGCATGCGGCGGCTGGGATCCGAACTCGGCGTCGAGGCCATGGCGCTCTACCGGTATGCGGCCGGCAAGGACGCACTCCTCGACGGGCTGGTGGAGGCGCTGTACCTCGAGTTGGAGGAGAAGCTGGGGGCTGTGCCGGAGGCCGCGGCCGAGGAGCCGGACTGGCGTGCCCGACTGCACCGGGCCGCACTGGCGACCTACGAGGTGTGCCTCGCCCACCCCCAGGCGGTTCCCCTGCTCGCCACGCGCATGCTGGCGGTCCCGCTGGCCCGACGGCCGGGCGCCGTGCTGCGGGAGTACGAGCGGGTGCTCGCCCTGCTGCGGGCGGCGGGATTCGACCCGACCCGTACGGCGGCCGTCTTCCGCGCCTACTCCGCCTGGCTGCTCGGTTATGTGTCCGTCGAGCTGCAGCCCATGGTCGACAACCCGGACGAATCCGAACCCGCCTTCCGGCTCGGTCTGCACCACCTGTCGCCGCGGGAGTTGCCGACGCTCCGGCAGATCGCGCCCTCGCTCGCCGACCGGGGCGGACCGGGGGGCCTGGCGGCAGGCCTCGAGGCGCTGCTCGACCGCTTCATCCTCCCGGAGTAG
- a CDS encoding GNAT family N-acetyltransferase, translating to MNAPAELLIGTPAGLAHITTPAPRAVWWELAGKDPDTNPSQTPLWLDCLCATGPYRDASRLYEFERGRRLVLPLVARRHRPRILGTEESWPAQWGIGGPVCPESVSPAEARAVFADLARLRALRVGVRLRPADQAVWASAATGFGLDPHMTQMVNLDGGFGTVWEQRFGRRMRREIRRAERSEVDVEVDRGGRLVPAFYHLYRKSIVRWAEQQHEPLALARWRRTREFPLSRLEEVAARLGDRCAIWMAWRGGEPAGASIVLRHGGHAKMWRSAMDRELAHPVRAVPLLYRLAIEDACEAGCRTFDMGESVPGSSLAEFKAGFGAESFPSPRLLRERLPVSAADRRLRTAVKRLIRFQDP from the coding sequence GTGAACGCACCTGCTGAGCTCCTGATCGGCACTCCGGCCGGGCTCGCGCACATCACCACACCGGCTCCACGTGCCGTCTGGTGGGAGCTGGCGGGCAAGGACCCGGACACCAACCCCAGTCAGACCCCGCTCTGGCTGGACTGCCTGTGCGCCACAGGGCCGTACCGGGACGCGAGCCGCCTCTACGAGTTCGAGCGAGGCCGTAGGCTCGTACTCCCCCTGGTCGCCAGAAGGCACCGCCCGCGGATCCTGGGCACGGAGGAGTCCTGGCCCGCCCAATGGGGCATAGGAGGGCCGGTGTGCCCGGAAAGCGTGAGTCCGGCGGAGGCACGCGCGGTGTTCGCCGACCTCGCGCGGCTGCGCGCGCTCCGGGTCGGCGTGCGGCTGCGGCCGGCGGACCAGGCCGTATGGGCGAGCGCCGCGACCGGCTTCGGCCTCGATCCCCACATGACGCAGATGGTGAACCTCGACGGCGGCTTCGGCACCGTCTGGGAGCAGCGCTTCGGACGTCGTATGCGACGGGAGATCCGCCGGGCCGAGCGCTCGGAGGTCGACGTCGAGGTGGATCGTGGCGGCCGGCTCGTTCCCGCCTTCTACCACCTGTACCGGAAGTCGATCGTGCGCTGGGCCGAACAGCAGCACGAGCCCCTGGCGTTGGCCCGCTGGCGCAGAACGCGGGAGTTCCCCCTGAGCCGGCTGGAAGAGGTGGCTGCCCGGCTCGGCGACAGGTGCGCGATCTGGATGGCCTGGCGCGGCGGTGAGCCCGCCGGGGCGTCCATCGTCCTGCGCCACGGCGGTCACGCCAAGATGTGGCGCAGCGCCATGGACCGGGAACTGGCTCATCCGGTGCGCGCCGTCCCCCTGCTCTACCGGCTGGCGATCGAGGACGCGTGCGAGGCGGGCTGCCGGACGTTCGACATGGGAGAGTCCGTCCCGGGGTCCTCCCTCGCCGAGTTCAAGGCGGGGTTCGGAGCGGAGAGCTTCCCCTCCCCGCGCCTCCTCCGGGAACGGCTTCCCGTCTCGGCGGCCGATCGCCGGCTGCGCACGGCCGTCAAACGCCTGATCCGCTTTCAGGACCCCTGA
- a CDS encoding alkaline phosphatase family protein: MVIEEDQSYDAVIGSAEAPYLNQLARQGASLTEFYALTHPSQPNYLALFAGSFLRVDDDSCPHRLTSRNLGTQLLQSGLTFVGYAQSMPRVGFTGCAAGAYVRRHNPWVNFTNLPASVNRPWTDFPRDFADLPTVSFVVPDLEHDMHDGGVRRADTWLRNNLGGYADWAMTHNSLLVVTWDEDDAKGPNHVPTVLVGEHVRPGDHAQPNNQFGLLRMMLDAYGLKPLHHSDDVEPVDVG; this comes from the coding sequence GTGGTGATCGAGGAGGACCAGTCGTACGACGCCGTCATCGGAAGCGCGGAGGCCCCGTACCTCAACCAACTGGCCCGGCAGGGCGCCTCGCTCACCGAGTTCTACGCCCTCACCCACCCCAGTCAGCCCAATTACCTGGCGCTCTTCGCGGGCTCCTTCCTGAGGGTCGACGACGACTCCTGCCCGCACAGGCTCACGTCGCGGAATCTCGGCACTCAACTCCTCCAGTCCGGCCTGACCTTCGTGGGCTACGCGCAGAGCATGCCGCGCGTCGGGTTCACCGGCTGCGCCGCCGGCGCCTACGTGCGCCGGCACAACCCGTGGGTGAACTTCACCAACCTTCCCGCGTCCGTCAACCGCCCGTGGACCGACTTCCCTCGCGACTTCGCGGATCTGCCGACGGTCTCGTTCGTCGTCCCCGACCTCGAACACGACATGCACGACGGCGGTGTGCGGCGGGCGGACACCTGGCTTCGGAACAATCTCGGCGGCTACGCGGACTGGGCGATGACCCACAACAGCCTGCTGGTCGTCACCTGGGACGAGGACGATGCGAAGGGACCCAACCATGTCCCCACCGTCCTGGTGGGTGAGCATGTCCGGCCGGGCGACCATGCCCAGCCGAACAATCAGTTCGGACTGCTGCGCATGATGCTGGACGCGTACGGCCTGAAACCCCTCCACCACAGCGACGACGTGGAACCCGTCGACGTGGGGTGA
- a CDS encoding glycosyltransferase encodes MGKLQTLTGGRVASFTNAVARRPGAAAGERRPSDRTTALQWATRLILPSALALWLLSLRHVDLAGMRDYGLLQVLPVLFWVAVGLLTLGFCLALTGRRTGGGWFAGYVLGLIAVIHATPTLLYPTLRYSWAWKHVAVVDAVIRHHGEVPNADKLAIYNQWPGFFDLNAFFLQATGLHSALGYATWTPPVFNAVLLAPLLLFFRTVTRDRRLIWGAAWVYYSCSWVGQDYFAPQAFAFLLFVTMIALVMGQLPTSTLYRTGDTRAGRWPVGRFVAVMVIAAVIISSHPLTPFMLVSALVALSLPRRNRRVVLPVLAGTVVLAVLWDATVARPYLSENLSDFLNSLLKPDTNVVSGLAALGAAAPGQIVVSWVDRGLSAAVFVLAAVAFVAHRWVRRTGLPLLVVAPLPLLAANAYGGEMIFRAYLFALPAASLLIAVLLLERSRRPRVQMLAAFPLMLALLGGLMFGYYGKESANYFTKDEVAAGRFVAATAPPGSTVVSLTSAVPGLYLRYDENPQVQLDAQDIDDRRRLVNDPVKGLEGFIQRASPQQPAYIILSRAQAADLYQRGILPGGTVQRLDSALSKTPSYIPVYRSKDAVVYRYQGARNRAGP; translated from the coding sequence ATGGGCAAGCTCCAGACGCTGACAGGCGGGCGCGTGGCGTCCTTCACCAACGCCGTGGCCCGGCGGCCCGGTGCCGCCGCCGGGGAGCGGCGCCCCTCCGACCGGACCACCGCGCTCCAGTGGGCGACACGCCTGATCCTTCCCTCGGCCCTCGCCCTCTGGCTGCTGTCCCTGCGCCACGTGGATCTCGCCGGAATGCGCGACTACGGTCTGCTGCAGGTGCTGCCGGTGCTCTTCTGGGTCGCCGTCGGCCTGCTCACCCTCGGCTTCTGCCTGGCACTGACCGGCCGGCGAACCGGCGGTGGATGGTTCGCGGGATACGTCCTGGGTCTGATCGCGGTCATCCACGCGACCCCCACACTGCTCTACCCGACACTGCGCTACAGCTGGGCGTGGAAACACGTGGCGGTCGTCGACGCGGTGATCCGCCACCACGGCGAGGTACCCAACGCGGACAAGCTCGCCATCTACAACCAGTGGCCCGGATTCTTCGACCTCAACGCGTTCTTCCTGCAGGCCACCGGTCTGCATTCGGCGCTGGGCTACGCGACGTGGACCCCGCCCGTGTTCAACGCCGTGCTGCTCGCTCCTCTGCTGCTGTTCTTCCGGACGGTGACGCGTGACCGCCGGCTGATCTGGGGGGCGGCATGGGTCTACTACTCGTGCTCCTGGGTGGGGCAGGACTACTTCGCCCCCCAGGCCTTCGCGTTCCTGCTCTTCGTGACGATGATCGCCCTGGTCATGGGGCAGTTGCCCACCTCGACGCTGTACCGGACGGGCGACACACGCGCCGGCCGATGGCCCGTCGGCCGCTTCGTGGCGGTCATGGTGATCGCGGCCGTCATCATCTCCTCGCACCCTCTGACACCGTTCATGCTGGTCAGCGCACTGGTGGCGCTGTCGCTCCCGCGGCGCAACCGGCGGGTCGTCCTGCCCGTCCTGGCCGGCACGGTGGTACTGGCCGTGCTCTGGGACGCCACCGTCGCCCGCCCCTACCTCTCGGAAAACCTGAGCGACTTCCTGAACTCCCTGCTGAAACCCGACACCAACGTCGTCTCCGGGCTGGCCGCCCTCGGCGCCGCGGCCCCGGGTCAGATCGTGGTGTCCTGGGTCGACCGGGGCCTGTCCGCCGCGGTCTTCGTTCTGGCGGCCGTCGCCTTCGTGGCCCACCGCTGGGTCCGCCGCACCGGCCTGCCGCTGCTCGTCGTGGCTCCGCTGCCGCTGCTGGCGGCGAACGCCTACGGCGGAGAGATGATCTTTCGCGCCTATCTGTTCGCCCTGCCCGCGGCCTCGCTCCTGATCGCCGTCCTCCTTCTCGAGCGGAGCAGACGTCCGCGCGTTCAGATGCTGGCCGCCTTTCCGCTGATGCTCGCCCTGCTCGGGGGACTCATGTTCGGCTACTACGGCAAGGAGTCGGCGAACTACTTCACGAAGGACGAGGTGGCGGCCGGCCGCTTCGTCGCGGCCACCGCTCCTCCCGGGTCCACCGTCGTCTCCCTGACGTCGGCCGTGCCCGGCCTGTACCTGCGGTACGACGAGAACCCCCAGGTGCAGTTGGACGCGCAGGACATCGACGACCGGCGGCGCCTGGTGAACGATCCGGTGAAGGGCCTGGAGGGATTCATCCAGCGGGCCAGCCCGCAGCAGCCCGCCTACATCATCCTGAGCCGGGCTCAGGCCGCCGACCTCTACCAGAGGGGGATCCTGCCCGGCGGTACCGTGCAGCGCCTGGACTCGGCCCTGTCGAAGACCCCGAGTTACATCCCCGTCTACCGGAGCAAGGACGCGGTGGTCTACCGGTATCAGGGCGCGAGGAACCGAGCCGGGCCGTGA
- a CDS encoding glycosyltransferase family 2 protein encodes MYNDTITGNEREAGAQATVSLVVPALNEARNIAWVFEQIPACVDEVILVDGNSTDATVPMAQHCLPTVRNVRQNGPGKGNALRTGFLEAKGDYVVMMDADGSMSPAEIPHFVHFLDHGYDFVKGSRFVAGGGSLDITPIRKMGNRVLLLAANRLYDACLTDLCYGYCAFRRSFLDQLDLHAAGFEIEAEMIVHALRSGLRIAEVPSLELPRRSGCSNLHAISDGRRVLRTLFSERPGARSPAARPTRPARSTS; translated from the coding sequence ATGTACAACGACACGATCACCGGTAACGAGCGTGAAGCCGGGGCACAGGCCACCGTCAGCCTGGTCGTCCCCGCCCTCAACGAGGCGCGCAACATCGCATGGGTCTTCGAACAGATCCCGGCGTGTGTGGACGAGGTCATCCTCGTCGACGGCAACTCCACCGACGCCACCGTCCCGATGGCACAGCACTGCCTGCCGACCGTCCGCAACGTGCGGCAGAACGGCCCCGGCAAGGGAAACGCGCTGCGTACCGGCTTCCTCGAGGCCAAGGGGGACTACGTGGTCATGATGGACGCCGACGGCAGCATGTCACCGGCGGAGATCCCCCACTTCGTGCACTTCCTCGACCACGGCTACGACTTCGTCAAGGGCTCGAGGTTCGTCGCCGGCGGTGGTTCGCTCGACATCACCCCCATCCGCAAGATGGGCAACCGTGTGCTCCTGCTCGCCGCCAACCGGCTGTACGACGCCTGCCTGACCGATCTGTGCTACGGCTACTGCGCCTTCCGGCGCAGCTTCCTCGACCAGCTGGACCTGCACGCCGCCGGCTTCGAGATCGAGGCAGAGATGATCGTGCACGCGCTGCGCTCCGGTCTGCGCATCGCCGAGGTCCCCAGCCTGGAACTGCCCCGGCGCAGCGGCTGCTCGAACCTCCACGCCATATCCGACGGGCGCCGGGTGCTGCGCACCCTGTTCTCGGAACGGCCGGGCGCCCGGTCCCCCGCCGCGCGACCCACGCGACCCGCGCGGAGCACATCGTGA
- a CDS encoding glycosyltransferase, with amino-acid sequence MSSAPVRSPLVRPPMPVVDIDLARPAEFRLPGDRGPARPRGQARALVRLHGRPLGMVSAADASGPEGLWQALADTAHLELAGQLALHRAMDRTGPSDGGVRRHTVRQAPVISVIVATRDRPEKLRHCLHSLLRSAYPEFEIIVVDNAPADDTAEILVRSEFTGRVHYVREPVAGLARAHNLGLGRARGSLVAFTDDDTLVDPGWLSAVAETFAHDTRIGCVTGLIVPAELETQAQTALEHQGGFAKGYAPRTWSLFDPPADPLFPFTAGRFGSGANMAFRTTALRALGGFDTATGAGTPGRGGDDLLAFFEILTAGHTLAYQPNAIVWHCHHRTMDAVAAQAFGYGAGLGAYLTGALLSDPRRLPALLRRLPRGIRYAMTRSRDRGADPEADWSRHLALLEMRGMVYGPCGYLRGRLTGAGPGT; translated from the coding sequence GTGAGTTCCGCCCCGGTCCGCTCCCCCCTCGTCCGGCCCCCGATGCCGGTGGTCGACATCGACCTGGCCCGTCCGGCCGAGTTCCGGCTGCCCGGTGACCGGGGACCCGCCCGACCACGAGGACAGGCCCGGGCGCTCGTACGCCTGCACGGCCGTCCCCTGGGCATGGTCAGCGCCGCGGACGCCTCGGGACCCGAGGGCCTGTGGCAGGCGCTGGCCGACACCGCTCACCTGGAACTTGCCGGGCAGCTCGCCCTGCACCGTGCCATGGACCGGACCGGACCCTCGGACGGTGGCGTCCGGCGCCACACAGTCCGGCAGGCACCCGTCATCAGCGTGATCGTGGCCACGCGTGACCGTCCGGAGAAGCTGCGGCACTGCCTGCACTCGCTGCTGCGCTCGGCCTATCCCGAGTTCGAGATCATCGTGGTCGACAACGCCCCCGCGGACGACACGGCCGAAATCCTGGTCCGCTCGGAGTTCACCGGACGGGTCCACTACGTCCGCGAACCCGTCGCCGGGCTGGCCCGCGCCCACAACCTCGGGCTCGGCCGGGCGCGCGGATCGCTCGTCGCCTTCACCGACGACGACACGCTCGTCGACCCCGGATGGCTTTCGGCGGTGGCCGAGACGTTCGCACACGACACACGGATCGGCTGTGTCACCGGGCTGATCGTGCCCGCCGAACTGGAGACCCAGGCCCAGACCGCCCTCGAACATCAGGGCGGATTCGCGAAAGGGTACGCGCCGCGCACCTGGTCCCTGTTCGATCCGCCGGCGGACCCACTGTTCCCGTTCACCGCCGGGCGCTTCGGCTCGGGCGCCAACATGGCGTTCCGTACCACCGCGCTCCGCGCCCTGGGCGGCTTCGACACGGCGACCGGTGCCGGGACCCCCGGCCGGGGCGGTGACGACCTGCTCGCCTTCTTCGAGATCCTGACGGCCGGTCACACACTCGCCTACCAGCCGAACGCCATCGTCTGGCACTGTCATCACCGCACGATGGACGCCGTGGCCGCACAGGCCTTCGGCTACGGCGCCGGCCTCGGCGCCTATCTCACCGGCGCGCTGCTGAGCGACCCGCGCCGGCTGCCCGCCCTGCTACGACGGCTGCCCCGCGGCATCCGCTACGCCATGACCCGATCACGCGACCGCGGCGCCGATCCCGAGGCCGACTGGTCCCGGCACCTGGCGCTTCTCGAAATGCGGGGGATGGTCTACGGCCCCTGCGGCTATCTCCGCGGACGCCTCACCGGCGCCGGCCCCGGAACCTGA
- a CDS encoding lipopolysaccharide biosynthesis protein — protein sequence MRRRPLGMLRAGVAAALPGEPVLRTGHVLAVSSLVNAGLGFFFWTFATHWYDERTVGLSYSALSASLLLTGIGQLNLNDFLVRFVPTAGRRTRRLVLTCYAASTSFSVVVAVVFLALVPVVEPGLGFLLTPVTATCFVVATAGYAVFVLQDGALTAVRMPGWVVGENLIFAVAKMLLLALGAALGFFSGILLSWAGALVVSLVVANYILMSRGIPRHERATTTAPPPPRMFGYAAADWAGSLFRTAGYTLVPLIVLNTCGAEQSAYYSVAWGVAYVPYLIARNMGTSLLAESVRGPGRLVEHSLRVLRHSGLLLAGVTVVLVAAAPQILSIFGASYAAEGTTLLRLLALSALPNLLLSVAIDVARARRRLRWAVWLQVAMCVLVLGLTRLLLPEFGVVGAGLAWLVAQCLIATFLLVSWSRWLVPVAEGSS from the coding sequence ATGCGACGACGGCCCCTGGGCATGCTGCGCGCCGGTGTCGCCGCCGCGCTCCCGGGTGAGCCCGTCCTCCGCACGGGACACGTCCTCGCGGTCAGCTCCCTCGTCAACGCGGGCCTCGGCTTCTTCTTCTGGACCTTCGCGACGCACTGGTACGACGAGCGGACCGTGGGCCTGAGCTACTCGGCGCTCTCCGCGTCCCTCCTCCTCACGGGCATCGGGCAGCTCAACCTGAACGACTTCCTCGTGCGGTTCGTGCCGACCGCCGGCCGCCGCACCCGCCGTCTGGTCCTCACCTGCTACGCGGCGAGCACGTCCTTCAGCGTGGTGGTGGCCGTGGTGTTCCTCGCGCTGGTGCCGGTGGTCGAACCGGGGCTCGGCTTCCTGCTGACACCGGTCACCGCGACCTGCTTCGTGGTGGCGACCGCCGGCTACGCCGTCTTCGTCCTGCAGGACGGCGCGCTCACCGCGGTCCGCATGCCGGGCTGGGTCGTGGGCGAGAACCTGATCTTCGCCGTCGCGAAGATGCTGCTGCTCGCTCTGGGCGCCGCTCTGGGCTTCTTCTCCGGGATACTGCTGTCGTGGGCGGGAGCTCTCGTGGTCTCGCTGGTCGTGGCCAACTACATCCTGATGAGCCGAGGCATCCCCCGGCACGAGCGGGCGACGACGACCGCGCCGCCGCCGCCCCGCATGTTCGGGTACGCCGCGGCCGACTGGGCCGGCTCCCTGTTCCGGACCGCCGGCTACACCCTGGTCCCGCTGATCGTGCTGAACACCTGCGGTGCCGAGCAGAGCGCCTACTACTCGGTCGCCTGGGGCGTCGCGTACGTGCCCTACCTGATCGCCCGCAACATGGGAACGTCACTGCTCGCGGAGTCCGTGCGCGGGCCCGGACGACTCGTTGAGCATTCCCTGCGCGTCCTGCGTCACTCGGGTCTGCTGCTGGCCGGCGTCACGGTCGTCCTGGTCGCCGCGGCCCCGCAGATCCTGTCGATCTTCGGTGCCTCGTACGCCGCCGAAGGAACCACGCTGCTGCGGCTGCTGGCCCTGTCCGCGCTGCCGAACCTGCTGCTGAGCGTGGCCATCGACGTGGCCCGCGCGCGGCGGCGTCTGCGCTGGGCGGTGTGGCTGCAGGTGGCGATGTGCGTCCTGGTGCTCGGGCTCACCCGTCTGCTGCTGCCGGAGTTCGGCGTCGTGGGCGCGGGCCTCGCCTGGCTCGTCGCGCAATGCCTGATCGCCACGTTCCTGCTCGTGTCCTGGTCCCGCTGGCTCGTCCCCGTCGCTGAAGGGTCATCATGA
- a CDS encoding glycosyltransferase family 2 protein, translating into MNSALSAERTVPTLSVVICAYTLDRWEDLRAAIGSVLVQDPPADEVVLVVDHNQALLERAERELSGVHVVPNQRRRGLSGGRNTGVSVSRTDVVAFLDDDATAEPGWTGRLLAPYGDPRVVGVGGFVRPWWATARPVWFPPEFDWVVGCSYRGQPRQAARVRNFIGANMSFRRSELLAVGGFLDALGRVGSRPAASCDETDLCLRLAARDPEAVLLYEPAAEIRHRVPESRTSWSYFRNRCYIEGLSKALVAQRCGRGPALANERVYVRSTISRALARNVTRIRRPGSLRTIGALSGGVCATVAGYLVGSIRPLGSPALSRRRRGVATPTTTAPS; encoded by the coding sequence ATGAACAGCGCACTCTCCGCCGAACGCACCGTCCCCACCCTGTCGGTCGTCATCTGCGCCTACACCCTCGACCGCTGGGAGGATCTGCGGGCCGCGATCGGGTCGGTGCTGGTCCAGGACCCGCCCGCAGACGAGGTCGTGCTGGTGGTCGACCACAACCAGGCCCTCCTGGAGCGCGCCGAACGCGAACTGTCCGGCGTCCATGTCGTGCCCAACCAGCGGCGCCGCGGTCTGTCGGGGGGCCGCAACACCGGAGTGTCGGTGTCGCGGACCGACGTGGTCGCCTTCCTCGACGACGACGCCACCGCGGAACCGGGATGGACGGGCCGTCTGCTGGCGCCCTACGGCGACCCCCGCGTGGTGGGCGTCGGCGGGTTCGTCCGGCCGTGGTGGGCGACGGCGCGCCCCGTGTGGTTCCCCCCTGAATTCGACTGGGTGGTGGGCTGCTCCTACCGGGGACAGCCCCGGCAGGCCGCCCGCGTCCGCAACTTCATCGGCGCCAACATGTCCTTCCGCAGAAGCGAACTGCTCGCCGTCGGCGGCTTTCTCGACGCCCTCGGACGCGTGGGCAGCCGTCCGGCGGCGAGCTGCGACGAGACGGACCTGTGCCTGCGGCTCGCCGCCCGCGACCCGGAGGCCGTCCTGCTGTACGAGCCGGCCGCCGAGATACGGCACCGGGTCCCCGAGTCCCGTACCAGCTGGTCCTACTTCCGCAACCGCTGCTACATCGAAGGACTGTCCAAGGCGCTGGTGGCACAGCGCTGCGGCCGCGGGCCGGCCCTGGCCAACGAGCGCGTGTACGTGCGGTCGACCATCTCGCGGGCCCTCGCCCGCAACGTGACCCGGATCCGGCGACCCGGCTCGCTGCGCACGATCGGGGCGCTGTCCGGGGGTGTGTGCGCGACCGTCGCCGGTTACCTCGTCGGATCGATCCGGCCGTTGGGCTCCCCGGCCCTCTCCCGGCGTCGCCGCGGAGTGGCGACGCCGACGACGACAGCCCCGTCATGA
- a CDS encoding polysaccharide deacetylase family protein, with protein MSVVPVFLYHSVSDDSPPWLAPFTVSPRTFAEHLDMIADSGLRVVPLRQLVAALLGGPAVPPRSAVLTFDDGYADFASTVAPLLAARGLPSTLYVTTGALGAAGRPSDGGPFPSVATLDWTQVRELDAAGVEIGGHSVTHPQLDTLPRTSVREEVTGCKRRIEDTLGHRVDAFAYPHGYSSRAVRALVREAGWTSAAAIRADSAFSSEGDDPLRFARLMVRADTGRSRFALWTGGEGAPVAPFAEGLRTRGWRAYRRARAMTGLPYRAIPA; from the coding sequence ATGAGCGTCGTACCCGTCTTCCTGTATCACTCGGTGTCGGACGACTCACCGCCGTGGCTGGCCCCGTTCACGGTGAGTCCACGCACGTTCGCGGAGCACCTGGACATGATCGCCGACAGCGGACTGCGTGTCGTCCCGTTGCGGCAACTGGTCGCCGCCCTGCTCGGCGGTCCTGCGGTGCCACCTCGGTCCGCGGTGCTGACCTTCGACGACGGATACGCGGACTTCGCCTCCACGGTGGCTCCGCTGCTCGCCGCACGGGGACTTCCCTCGACCCTGTACGTGACCACGGGCGCCCTGGGCGCCGCCGGCCGGCCGTCGGACGGCGGGCCGTTCCCGTCCGTGGCGACGCTCGACTGGACCCAGGTCAGGGAGCTGGACGCGGCCGGGGTCGAGATCGGCGGACACTCCGTGACGCATCCGCAACTGGACACGTTGCCCCGGACATCGGTGCGGGAGGAGGTGACCGGGTGCAAGCGGCGGATCGAGGACACGCTCGGGCACCGTGTCGACGCCTTCGCCTACCCGCACGGCTATTCCAGCCGCGCCGTTCGCGCGCTGGTGCGGGAGGCCGGCTGGACCTCGGCCGCCGCCATCCGCGCGGACTCGGCCTTCAGTTCGGAAGGGGACGATCCGCTGCGGTTCGCCCGGCTCATGGTCCGGGCCGACACCGGCCGCAGCCGCTTCGCACTCTGGACCGGCGGCGAGGGGGCACCCGTGGCACCGTTCGCCGAGGGACTGCGGACCAGGGGCTGGCGTGCCTACCGCCGGGCGAGAGCCATGACGGGGCTGCCCTACCGGGCGATACCCGCCTGA